Proteins from a genomic interval of Halopseudomonas litoralis:
- a CDS encoding sigma-54 dependent transcriptional regulator, whose translation MLDVATASHRRLLLVDPCSACLELQTRLSNAGWEVITATLDHMGQSPCDLGMLRLQPAHVADLDRLKRTLNQTGIQWVVAVPRELLEHPGVAQFIAEWFLDYHTLPFDDSRIHIALGRACGMARLRRRYQQQAWPSEELFLGNSDEALALRNLVTRVAPTDSPVMIRGESGSGKELVAHGLHAGSRRKNAVFVAVNCGAIPEHLIQSELFGHEKGAFTGAHQRKIGRIESANGGTLFLDEIGDLPLEMQANLLRFLQEMQIERVGGTQSISVDVRVLAATHVDLEKAVSEGRFREDLYYRLNVLEVRTAPLRERQADIVPMATHFAQLYTAETGYRPRNFSSEAISAMLHHNWPGNARELANRVRRGMVLAEGREIEAVDLGLASAAEPEVESLQTWVLRAERQALHAAINHFPNNMMQVARQLEISRPTLYRLLHKHHIR comes from the coding sequence ATGCTGGACGTGGCCACTGCTTCACACCGCCGGTTATTGCTGGTGGACCCCTGCAGCGCCTGCCTGGAGTTGCAGACACGCCTGAGTAATGCCGGATGGGAAGTCATCACGGCGACGCTGGACCATATGGGGCAATCCCCATGCGACCTGGGCATGCTCAGGCTGCAGCCGGCGCATGTTGCCGATCTTGACCGGCTGAAGAGAACGCTCAATCAGACCGGGATTCAGTGGGTAGTGGCCGTGCCTCGCGAACTGCTCGAGCACCCTGGCGTGGCACAGTTCATTGCCGAATGGTTCCTCGACTATCACACCCTGCCCTTCGATGATTCTCGCATTCATATCGCCCTGGGCCGCGCCTGCGGCATGGCCCGCCTGCGCCGCCGCTATCAGCAGCAGGCCTGGCCGAGCGAGGAACTCTTTCTCGGCAACAGTGACGAAGCCCTCGCCCTGCGCAATCTGGTAACTCGCGTGGCGCCGACCGACTCGCCAGTGATGATCCGCGGCGAAAGCGGCTCGGGTAAAGAGTTGGTTGCCCACGGTCTGCATGCCGGCTCCCGGCGCAAGAATGCAGTCTTTGTCGCGGTAAATTGCGGCGCCATCCCGGAACATCTGATCCAGTCGGAATTGTTCGGCCATGAAAAAGGTGCCTTCACCGGCGCCCATCAACGCAAGATCGGCCGTATTGAATCGGCCAATGGCGGCACGCTGTTCCTCGACGAAATCGGCGATCTGCCGCTGGAAATGCAGGCCAATCTGCTGCGCTTTCTGCAGGAGATGCAAATCGAGCGCGTCGGCGGTACCCAGTCCATCAGTGTCGATGTGCGGGTGCTGGCGGCAACGCATGTGGATCTGGAGAAGGCGGTCAGTGAAGGGCGTTTTCGCGAAGATCTGTATTACCGCCTGAATGTGCTGGAAGTGCGCACTGCGCCGCTACGCGAACGCCAGGCTGACATCGTGCCCATGGCCACTCACTTCGCTCAGCTGTATACCGCGGAAACCGGCTACCGGCCGCGCAACTTCAGCAGCGAGGCGATCAGCGCCATGCTGCACCACAACTGGCCGGGCAATGCCCGCGAGCTGGCCAACCGGGTACGTCGGGGCATGGTGCTGGCCGAGGGGCGGGAAATCGAGGCGGTGGATCTGGGACTGGCCAGCGCCGCAGAGCCAGAGGTCGAGAGCTTGCAGACCTGGGTGCTGCGCGCTGAGCGCCAGGCGCTGCATGCTGCTATCAATCACTTTCCCAACAATATGATGCAGGTTGCCCGGCAGCTGGAAATCTCCCGACCAACATTGTATCGGCTGTTGCACAAGCATCATATCCGTTGA
- the rmuC gene encoding DNA recombination protein RmuC, with translation MPLNEMRFLLPLLSLALLGGWLLTGWVLLRRERLLQDRVDELLEESRRQQLEMHQQLGGQLSLETRLEHLQESVTRLGVERDRLAARLSEAEGQCNEWQRSAERFQTQAQEQQRQREQLQSERQTLEQRLLQLQQTHEQLRVEHSTLQTTLSQRQQHFDEQQQLLKDSREQLKLEFEQLAGRIFEAKGQTFTQTSQQSLDALLKPFREQIDQFRSKVEDIHHKDTQQQAALAQELQHLKQLNQQITQEAHDLSTALRGQKKTQGNWGELILENVLERSGLRAGIDFRREVSMTASDGQRQRPDALVYLPQDKHLIIDAKVSLNAYTRYINSEDETERRVALAEHVHAFGQRIRELSERNYFDLPGLNAPEMVFMFVPIESAFVEALKADETLFQKAIEQNVLVATPTTLLTSLNIVRQLWRFEDQNRHTAELAERAARIHDKLRTFLGSMDQVEKGLDRAGEAYRRARDQLINGRGNLVKQVQEFKELGVAVKGELGEHWTDRAELELGHDAPADTL, from the coding sequence ATGCCCTTGAATGAAATGCGATTTCTATTGCCCTTGCTCAGCCTGGCCCTGCTGGGTGGCTGGCTGCTCACCGGCTGGGTATTGCTGCGCCGAGAACGGCTGCTGCAGGATCGGGTCGACGAACTGCTGGAGGAAAGCCGACGCCAGCAACTGGAAATGCATCAGCAACTGGGCGGTCAACTGAGTCTGGAGACCCGCCTTGAGCATCTGCAGGAGTCAGTGACCCGCCTGGGCGTCGAGCGTGATCGGCTGGCGGCACGCCTGAGCGAAGCGGAAGGGCAATGCAATGAGTGGCAGCGTAGCGCCGAGCGCTTCCAGACCCAGGCCCAGGAGCAGCAGCGGCAACGTGAACAACTGCAGAGTGAGCGCCAGACTCTGGAACAGCGGTTGCTGCAGCTGCAGCAGACCCACGAGCAATTGCGAGTGGAGCATTCCACTCTGCAGACCACCTTGAGTCAGCGTCAGCAACACTTCGATGAGCAACAGCAATTGCTCAAGGATAGCCGCGAACAGCTCAAGTTGGAGTTTGAACAGCTGGCCGGGCGTATCTTCGAAGCCAAGGGCCAGACTTTCACCCAGACCAGCCAGCAATCACTGGACGCCTTGCTCAAACCCTTCCGTGAACAGATTGATCAGTTCCGCAGTAAGGTCGAGGACATCCACCACAAGGATACGCAGCAGCAGGCGGCACTGGCGCAGGAGCTGCAACACCTCAAACAGCTCAATCAGCAGATCACCCAGGAAGCTCACGATCTGAGTACCGCGCTGCGCGGGCAGAAGAAGACCCAGGGCAACTGGGGCGAGCTGATCCTGGAAAACGTGCTGGAGCGCTCCGGCCTGCGCGCGGGGATCGATTTCCGCCGCGAGGTGAGCATGACCGCCAGCGACGGCCAGCGCCAGCGCCCCGATGCGCTGGTCTATCTGCCCCAGGACAAGCATCTGATCATCGATGCCAAGGTGTCGCTGAATGCCTATACACGCTATATCAACAGTGAGGACGAAACCGAGCGGCGGGTGGCGCTGGCTGAGCATGTCCACGCCTTCGGGCAGCGTATCCGCGAACTTTCCGAACGCAATTATTTCGACTTGCCGGGGCTCAATGCGCCGGAAATGGTTTTCATGTTCGTGCCCATAGAGTCGGCCTTCGTCGAAGCGCTCAAGGCGGATGAAACCCTGTTTCAGAAGGCTATCGAGCAGAATGTGCTGGTGGCCACGCCCACGACGCTGTTGACCAGCCTGAATATCGTGCGTCAGCTATGGCGTTTCGAGGACCAGAACCGCCACACTGCCGAGCTGGCCGAACGCGCTGCCCGCATCCACGACAAGTTACGCACCTTTCTCGGCAGCATGGATCAGGTCGAGAAGGGACTTGATCGTGCCGGTGAGGCTTACCGCAGAGCGCGGGATCAGTTGATCAACGGTCGCGGCAATCTGGTCAAGCAGGTTCAGGAATTCAAGGAGCTGGGTGTTGCGGTGAAAGGCGAACTGGGTGAACACTGGACCGATCGTGCCGAGCTTGAACTCGGGCACGATGCGCCAGCAGATACGCTTTGA